A genomic stretch from Gemmatimonadota bacterium includes:
- a CDS encoding TldD/PmbA family protein codes for MRRRDFLVRGSLLAAGVGGLASNPPPAAAARPGLRSVRPSIDPELERLLLLALDEASRAGATYADARIARVRNQSIATRERRITNLTDSETFGMGVRVLADGTWGFVGTRELTDEAVAGAARQAVAQARSSAPARARPVELAPAERVEGTWRSAAEIDPFDVAIEDKVDLLLRANEAALGVANARFVNSNLFQLREQKLFANTLGSLTDQTMIRVWPRMVVTAVASDNSDFQSRQNTEVQPMGRGWEYVLGANMPVRAEKWAEDAVAKLSATAVEPGQYDLVLLPSHLFLTIHESIAHPTELDRIRGYEANYAGTSFIFPAEDYLGKFRYGPEFMNVQGERSTEGALSTVGWDDEGVAPDEFLIVKEGVLNDLQTTREQAPWLADWYRSQGLPVRSHGHSYAQSWADVQFQRMPNINLLPNADRDVSVDELVDGVGRGILIEGRGSYSIDQQRFNAQFGGQVFYEIRDGRVQGMLKDVAYQIRTPEFWNSLDLIGGPSSYEIGGTFFDGKGQPSQANAVSHGSPPARFRGVNVINTGRTA; via the coding sequence CGGCGGCAGCACGACCCGGACTCCGGAGCGTACGCCCCAGCATCGACCCGGAGCTGGAACGCCTGCTGCTGCTCGCGCTCGATGAGGCCTCGAGGGCCGGCGCGACCTACGCCGACGCCCGCATCGCCAGGGTCCGCAACCAATCCATCGCCACGCGCGAGCGCCGCATCACCAACCTGACCGACAGCGAGACCTTCGGCATGGGCGTGCGCGTTCTCGCGGACGGCACGTGGGGCTTCGTGGGCACGCGCGAGTTGACCGACGAAGCGGTGGCGGGTGCGGCGCGGCAGGCGGTGGCCCAGGCCCGTTCCAGCGCCCCGGCGCGCGCGCGCCCGGTGGAGCTCGCGCCCGCCGAACGCGTGGAGGGCACGTGGCGCTCCGCGGCCGAAATCGACCCGTTCGACGTGGCCATCGAGGACAAGGTGGATCTCCTGCTGCGGGCCAACGAGGCAGCGCTCGGCGTGGCCAACGCCCGCTTCGTGAACTCGAACCTGTTCCAGCTACGCGAGCAGAAGCTGTTCGCCAACACCCTGGGGTCGCTCACGGATCAGACCATGATCCGGGTGTGGCCGCGCATGGTCGTGACCGCGGTGGCGAGCGACAACAGCGACTTCCAGTCGCGCCAGAACACCGAGGTGCAGCCCATGGGTCGCGGCTGGGAGTACGTCCTGGGCGCGAACATGCCGGTGCGCGCGGAGAAGTGGGCCGAGGACGCCGTCGCCAAGCTGTCGGCGACCGCCGTCGAGCCCGGCCAGTACGACCTCGTGCTGCTGCCCAGCCACCTCTTCCTGACCATCCACGAGTCCATCGCGCACCCCACCGAGCTCGACCGCATCCGCGGCTACGAGGCCAACTACGCCGGCACATCGTTCATCTTCCCGGCGGAGGACTACCTGGGGAAGTTCCGCTACGGCCCCGAGTTCATGAACGTGCAGGGCGAGCGCTCCACCGAGGGCGCTCTGTCCACCGTGGGGTGGGACGACGAAGGGGTCGCCCCGGACGAGTTCCTGATCGTCAAGGAGGGCGTCCTGAACGACCTGCAGACCACGCGCGAGCAGGCGCCCTGGCTGGCGGACTGGTACCGGAGTCAGGGCCTGCCGGTGCGCTCGCACGGACACAGCTACGCGCAGAGCTGGGCCGACGTGCAGTTCCAGCGCATGCCCAACATCAACCTTCTCCCGAACGCCGATCGCGACGTGTCGGTGGATGAGTTGGTCGACGGCGTCGGGCGCGGGATCCTGATCGAGGGGCGCGGGAGTTACTCCATTGATCAGCAGAGATTCAACGCGCAGTTCGGGGGTCAGGTCTTCTACGAGATCCGCGACGGCCGCGTCCAGGGCATGCTCAAGGACGTGGCCTACCAGATCCGCACCCCCGAGTTCTGGAACTCGCTCGATCTGATCGGCGGTCCGTCGAGCTACGAGATCGGCGGCACGTTCTTCGACGGCAAGGGACAACCATCCCAGGCCAACGCGGTTTCACACGGAAGCCCCCCCGCCCGTTTCCGGGGGGTCAACGTGATCAACACCGGGCGCACCGCGTGA